GCCACGACCTGGCCGCTCTTGAGCGAGTGGCTTCGAGACGAGACCGTGACCGTGGGACCCGGCTACTACAACAAGTGGATGGTGCCCCTGGGGCTCGTGCTGCTTTTTCTGACGGGCTTTGGTCCCCTGATGGCGTGGCGCAAAGCCACCGGCAGCTACCTCCTTAGAGTGCTGGTGCTGCCCTGCGCCGCGCTGCTTGTGACCTGCCTGCTGCACGTCGTCGTCGGGCCGAGCCTCGGGTATCCGGCCTACGTCGAGTCCGATGAAATCTACGACACGGCAACCGGGCGGGCATTGGCGGCGGTCTACGCCGTCGCGCCGGTGGTTTCGTCGTCGCTCTGTGCCTTCGTCTTCGCTGCAATCGCTCAGGAGTTTTGGCGCGGTGCGGCAGTGCGGGTCAAGAGGCGTGGTGAAAGCCCCTGGGTCGCGCTCTTCCGGCTCACGTTCAAGGCCAAGCGCCGCTACGGCGGCTACATCGTGCACCTCGGAGTAGCTTTGATGTTCTTCGGCTTCACCGGCGCGGCCTACGACACCGAGAAGGAAGCGGCCCTGAGGCCGGGCCAAAGCGTTCAGGTGGGCGGCTACGACGTGCGCTACGACGGCAGCCGGATGGAAGCCGATCCCAACAAGCGCATGGTGTTCTCGGACATGACGCTGCTCGAGCAAGGCCGCACCGTGGATCGCGTCGCTCCTGCCAAGTTCATCTACACCAAGGCGAGGGGTCAGGCGACGACCGAGGTCGCGATTCGCTCGACGCCCAAACACGATCTGTACTTGATCATGAACACGGTCCGCCCCGACAGCGGCCTTGGCACCTTCCTGATCAAGGTCAGGCCCTTTGTGATGTGGATCTGGCTCGGCGGGCTGGTCATGTTCATCGGCACCTTCATCAGCTTGTCGCCGTCGGTTCGGGAGCTGCTTGGCGAGGCCGCGAGACCTGCCCTCGCGCGCCCCAGGGCGCGATCCGTGGCCACCGCGACGCTGCTCGTGGCGCTGTGCATCGCGGCCTTCGTTGGCCTGTGGGCTCCACTTGCGGCCCAGGGCCAGGCACAGGGATCGAGCAGCTTGCACGCCGGTTCGGTGGCGATCAAGAATCCTACCGAGCGGCGTTTGTTTCCGCGCTTGCTTTGCCAGTGCGGCGAATGCCAGCGCCTGCCGCTGTCCACCTGCGCCTGCTCGTGGGCGGACGATATGCGCGCCGAGGTGAGACAGAAGCTCGCCGCGGGGATGGAGCCTGCACAGATCGAGCGCGAGTATCGCGCGCAGTTCGGTGCCGAAGCACTCGCGATCCCCGCCGACGAGGGGCTTGACCGGGCCCTATGGGCCGTGCCTGTGGCAGCGCTTGCACTGGCCGCAGGGGGGCTCTTCTGGCTGGCACGCCGCTGGGCGCGTCGAGGCGCAGGCGAGCTCGGAGAGCCCCGCGCTTCA
The DNA window shown above is from Pseudomonadota bacterium and carries:
- the ccsA gene encoding cytochrome c biogenesis protein CcsA, which translates into the protein MATGIPAFGNLILCAVLACAGYTFAIAVLAGRGRSELLPAARYGTYATCAFVAVGVFGLAYAFQVHDFRIRYVAHYSDRSMPWWYLWTALWGGQDGSLLWWSFILSLYTVVCTRSLRDRLSELQPYILATLMSILMFFLVLMLFAANPFATQLAGVPPDGEGLNPLLQNYWMTIHPPTLYTGMVGWSVPFAFAIAALATGRLGNEWIGAVRRWAVFAWVVLAAGNLLGMMWSYEELGWGGYWAWDPVENASFMPLLTGTAYIHSVMLQERRGMFKVWNVFLLCLTFFLTIFGTFLTRSGLIASVHSFARSDLGGYFLVYMGGLVALCAVLIVWRLPQLKAENRIDALLSRDFSFLLNNWILMGMAFFILIATTWPLLSEWLRDETVTVGPGYYNKWMVPLGLVLLFLTGFGPLMAWRKATGSYLLRVLVLPCAALLVTCLLHVVVGPSLGYPAYVESDEIYDTATGRALAAVYAVAPVVSSSLCAFVFAAIAQEFWRGAAVRVKRRGESPWVALFRLTFKAKRRYGGYIVHLGVALMFFGFTGAAYDTEKEAALRPGQSVQVGGYDVRYDGSRMEADPNKRMVFSDMTLLEQGRTVDRVAPAKFIYTKARGQATTEVAIRSTPKHDLYLIMNTVRPDSGLGTFLIKVRPFVMWIWLGGLVMFIGTFISLSPSVRELLGEAARPALARPRARSVATATLLVALCIAAFVGLWAPLAAQGQAQGSSSLHAGSVAIKNPTERRLFPRLLCQCGECQRLPLSTCACSWADDMRAEVRQKLAAGMEPAQIEREYRAQFGAEALAIPADEGLDRALWAVPVAALALAAGGLFWLARRWARRGAGELGEPRASVSGHAMDAYDRALDEELRRLDRESPR